In Silene latifolia isolate original U9 population chromosome X, ASM4854445v1, whole genome shotgun sequence, the following proteins share a genomic window:
- the LOC141617557 gene encoding uncharacterized protein LOC141617557: MEKVTSFCQKNEICIPIMSDMYVVPGRYRRGKKQVDNDHHFRIDVFLIWVDQILQEIEDRFDERSKDLLICMSCFNPKDRFSSFDIPNLPRLARFYPSDFSRLDLQHLEYQLGNFVEDVRNDDRFWNLESLNDLSMKLVETKKHLIHLKVYLLLKLVLILPVATTTVERAFSSMTYIKNKIRNSMGDDLFNDNLVTFIERDLFCKITTEELITIFKI; the protein is encoded by the coding sequence ATGGAAAAGGTGACATCATTTTGTCAGAAGAATGAAATTTGTATTCCTATCATGAGTGATATGTATGTAGTTCCAGGGAGATACAGACGCGGAAAGAAACAAGTGGATAATGATCATCATTTTCGAATCGATGTGTTTCTGATCTGGGTTGATCAAATATTGCAAGAGATTGAAGATCGATTTGACGAGAGAAGCAAAGATCTACTAATTTGTATGTCTTGCTTCAATCCTAAAGATCGATTTTCTTCATTTGATATTCCTAATTTGCCTCGACTTGCTCGCTTCTATCCTAGTGATTTTTCACGTCTGGATTTACAACACTTAGAATATCAACTTGGAAACTTTGTTGAAGATGTTCGAAATGATGATCGATTTTGGAATTTAGAGAGTCTAAATGATCTGTCAATGAAGCTTGTTGAGACGAAGAAACATTTGATACACTTAAAGGTctacttgctcctcaaacttgtATTGATTCTTCCTGTGGCGACAACGACTGTGGAAAGGGCTTTTTCGTCAATGACTTATATAAAGAATAAAATTCGTAATAGTATGGGAGATGATTTGTTTAACGATAATTTAGTCACTTTTATAGAGAGAGATCTATTTTGCAAGATTACTACCGAAGAACTCATAACCATTTTCAAAATATGA